In Syntrophaceae bacterium, the sequence CATCAAGGGAGCGGCCATCATCCAAGACCTGCTGACCTTGGCCAGGAGGGGGGTCGCCGTCTCGGAAGTCGTCGATCTGAACGGGATCGTCGAGGATTATCTCCGATCGCCGGAATATGAAAAACTGACTTCCTATCACGGGGAAGTCGTCGTCCGCCCGGAGCTTGCCGAAGGGTTGCTGAATATCAAGGGGTCGCCGGTTCACCTGGGAAAGACGGTGATGAACCTGGTGTCGAATGCCATGGAAGCCATATCCGGAAAGGGGATCGTCACGATCCGGACGGAAAACCGCTACCTGGACCACCCTGTCCAAGGCTACGATGAGATGCAGGAGGGGGATTACGTCGTGCTTACCGTCTCCGACTCGGGCCGGGGCATCGCCCCCCGGGACATCGGCAAGATCTTCGAGCCCTTCTACACGAAGAAGGTCATGGGGAGAAGCGGCACGGGCCTGGGGCTGGCCGTCGTCTGGGGAACCGTGAAGGATCACAGCGGCTATATCGACGTCCAGAGCGAAGAGGGCGCCGGGACCACCTTCACCCTTTATTTCCCGGTGACCCGGGACGTCCCGGCGACGGCCGTGGAGCCCCATTCGCAACCTTCCTTCCTGGGCAGGGGGGAATCCATCCTTGTGGTCGACGACGTTCAGGAGCAGCGGGAACTGGCCGCCAGCATGCTGGGGAGGCTCGGGTACCGGGTGGATACGGTTTCCTCCGGGGAGGAGGCGGTTGCCTGGTTGAGCAGGAACAGGGCCGATCTGATCGTGCTGGACATGATCATGGAACCGGGCATGGACGGACTGGAGACCTACCGGCGGATCGTCGAGATCAGCCCGGGCCAGAGGGCAGTCATTGTCAGCGGTTTTTCGGAGACGGAGCGGGTGCGCAAGGCCCTGGACATCGGCGCCGGCGAGTTTGTCAAAAAGCCGTACATCATGGAAATCATAGGGCTTGCCATCAGAAGGGAACTGGACCGGAAATAAAAGCGAAACAGATCAGATCTTTTTTGCCCAGCAGAATCAATCCGACCTGTTTCTTGCCGACCTGTTTTTCTCCTTTTACCACCATGCCTCACCCTGGAGGCCTGCCGTAAAGCCGGAGGTCTCTCCGATGTAGGTAGTTCCTCCCACGCGATCCTGGAGTCCGCTGCCCCAGGCGGCATAGGTCGCAAAGACGCGAAGAACGGGACGGGCAAAGAAGTCCGCGTCCATGCGAAGTTCCGGCATCACGATCCTCCTTCGAACATGCGAGAAGTTCATCCCCGGCAGGTGTCCGTAGCGCGGATCATTCAGAGGTTTGCTTGTCGGTGAAACGGGGACAGCGGGTGGAAAGCGGGAGAGACATAGGGCAGAAACGCAATGAAATCAGTGCATAAAGTGCTTGTATGGAGTGTGTGTCCCCTTTAGGCCTGTCCCAGGCCGGCCCGGGTGCATTGCGATTTGATAAAAATAGCTATATATATCAATAACAAACAGGCATGTTGCAGACAGGAAGGGGACTGAAACCGGATTCCGGTTACGGATAAGGCGTGTTCCTCTTGACCCGGAGAGCCTGAAAAATACGACTTTGCGCAGCCGACCGTATACCACGGAACGGAAAAGACGCCGGCACAAGGGGAAGGATCCGGAAAGCCTGTTCCGGCATCGCGAGGAAACTCGGAGGATCAGCCGTAGCGGCGGACGTCGCAGGCATCGACATCTCCGGAAGGATGATTATCATAGACGGAAGCAACGCTGTGAGGGAGGAGGCGAGCCATGATCAGCTACGGCTTTACGAAGGAGCTGGACCTTTCATTCGACCGGGTCCGGGAATTGGTGACGGAGGAACTGAAGAAAGAAGGCTTCGGGATTCTCACGGAGATCGACATCCGGGAGAAGTTCAGGGAGAAACTGGGAATCGATTTCAGGAAATATGTGATTCTGGGAGCCTGCAATCCGCCGAATGCGCACAAATCCATTCTGGCTGAAGAAAATATCGGGCTGATGCTTCCCTGCAACGTCATTGTTTACGAGAGGGGCGATAAAATGGTTCTCTCGATCGTCAAGCCGACGGTTGCCATGCAGATGATCGACAATGAGGAACTGCGACCGGTTGCCGTGTTCATCGAGGAAAAATTGAAACGGGTTTTTGACGCCGTTCAATAGGGGAGGAGACCATGAAAACGATCCGCTTGCCGGTTCTTTTGCTGTCTCTGGTTTCCCTGGCTGCCTGCGCCCGCGATTATCCCTACGGTCCGGGAGGCGGCTGGGGACACATGATGTATTACGGATATGGAGGAGGGTTTATGTGGATTCTGTTCATCGTCGTCATCGGCGTGCTGATCTATCTGCTGATTCGGAACGCCAAGGCAAAGGGA encodes:
- a CDS encoding DUF302 domain-containing protein, with the translated sequence MSYGFTKELDLSFDRVRELVTEELKKEGFGILTEIDIREKFREKLGIDFRKYVILGACNPPNAHKSILAEENIGLMLPCNVIVYERGDKMVLSIVKPTVAMQMIDNEELRPVAVFIEEKLKRVFDAVQ
- a CDS encoding SHOCT domain-containing protein; protein product: MKTIRLPVLLLSLVSLAACARDYPYGPGGGWGHMMYYGYGGGFMWILFIVVIGVLIYLLIRNAKAKGGTGGAGEPPLDILKKRYARGEVTKDEFDRMKKELSE